CGCGCTGCGGGACCCGGTGCTGGCCCCCGCGATGGCCGCGCTGCACGCGCACCCGGAGCAGAAGTGGACGGTTGCCGACCTGGCCGCCGCCGTGACCGTGTCGCGCTCGGTCCTCGACGAACGGTTCCGCACCGTGCTCGGGCGTTCACCGATCAAGTACCTGACGGAGTGGCGGATGCACGTCGCGCAGGACCTGCTGACCGCCACCGACCTCAGCGTCGCGGCGGTCGGTCGTCGGGTCGGCTACGACTCCGAAGAGGCGTTCAGTCGGGCGTTCAAACGGGCCCGGGGCAGCGCGCCCGGAGCCTGGCGGCTCCGGGCGCGAGCCGGGGTCAGCTCACCCGCGCCGCCCCGGTGAGCACCAACGGGTTCGGATAGTCCTCGCAGTGCTGGTAGGCGTAGGTGAGCCGGACCAGCCCGTTGCGACCGACCACGAACTCCTTCACCGCGCGCCAGGGGTCATCGACGATGGGCTTGCCGGCCGCGCGCCGGTCCGCCTGGAAGGCCATGCCGACCTCCCGGGCGTGCGCCCAGTACTCGATCGGCGCCTCGGGCAGGATCCGCTCGAGCTGCCACTGGCCGACCCGGTAAGCCCGGTACGCCTGGTGCTCGGGGTCGCAGAGCACCGGGCAGGGCAGTTCGTACTCGGCGTGGTACGCCGCGGCACGCGCCGGCTCGCCCTGGCTGATGATCACCGGGGTGAGCCCGGCGTCGAGGTACTGCGGCAGTTCGGCCCGCAGCCGGGCGGCGCGCTCGAACCCGCACCAGCAGCCGAAGTGGCGCCAGAACATCAGCAGGGCCGGGCCGTTGCTCCAGAACTCCACCAACCGGCGCTCCCGTCCGGTGTGGTCGAGCAGCGTCGCGTCCGGTGCCGGGGTGCCCGGCGGGAGTGGGTTGCCCTCGCTCTCGTGCGGGCCGGCGGTCCACCGCGCCAGCCATTCCGCCTCGGCGGCGGTAATCAGTTCGTGGGTCGGTTCCATGGTGCGGTTCTCCTTGAGTCTCGTCGCTGTCGAGAGTCCATGCTTGTCGCGTAGCCGCGCCCTGACCCTGACTCAGGCACCGGCGTCCTTGACCGGGACGCGGCACTTCGCGCACCGACACCCTGCGCACCGATCAGCAAAATTTTTCCTCGCCGATCCGGGCTGAACACCACCGAACCGGGACAAGCGCGTCTCATCCGTTCGGCCGGCGTGTGAAACAAACCTTGCGGGGCCGCGCAGGCCTGCCTGTACTGCTGCAAACGGGTGATGGTCCGGGTGGCGGGAGGGACTGTGCGGCAGACGCGCGCGGGCAAGGACGGAGTTGTCGACCAGGTCGACACGGATGCCTTGCCGACCTTCGATCTCGTCGCTTCGGACCTCGAGGCGAGCGGGGACAACCCACCGATGTTCGACTTCGGCCCGGACCCGGAGAGGCCCGCGAACGCTCCGGTGGCCGCGTTGCCGCCGTGGATGCGGGCCACCGCACCGGCTGTCCCGGCGATCGAGGGCGAGTCAGATTCGGGCCGCCGCGGGCGTGCGCTACCCCGCGCCCGCACCCACCGGCGCCCTCCGGCGACCACGACCGCGGTGTTCGAGGCCCCTGTGCTGGAGGCCCGGGCGGTCGAACTTCCGGTCGAGACCCCGTCGCAGGCCCCGCAAACCGTCGCCCAGGCGGCTGCGGCCGCGCGCTTCCTGACCGTCGAGGGCGACATCGCCGCCGAGGTCGCGCCCGCGGTACCGGCCCCGGCGCAGCCGGCGGTTCCCGCCCCCAGCCGCGTCGCCGCGGCACCGCCTGCGCGTGGCGACAAGGTCCGTCGGGTCACCACCTGGGCGGGCCTGACCATGGTGCTCGCCGGTGGCGTCGGCGCGCTCTACGTCGGGATGGCCGGCGGTTCGAGCTCCGCGACCCCGCTGCCCGCCTCGCAGTTGGCCGCTGGGCAGTGGGTGATGGACAACGTCGGTGCGACCGCCTCGCTGCTCGCCCCCACCTCGGTGGCCAAGGCGCTGACCAAGGACGGCTTCGACGCCGGCCGGGTCATTCCCTATGCTGACGGCCCGTCAGGTTCCACCGGTTCGGTGACGAACCCGCAGTGGAATTGCTGCAACGTGCTGTTCGTCAGCTCCCCGGTGGGCGACAGCTCGGTACGCGACGGTCTCCCGGTGGCGCTACGCCCGGCCTACGACCAGTCCCGCGCGCTGGCCTCGTTCACCTCCGACGGCCAGACCACCGAGCTGCGTCAGGTGCTCAACGGCACCAGCGCGGAGATCACCGCATCGCTGAACAGTGAGCACACCGTGCTGGTGAACGCCGGCAAGGAAGTGTTGGCCAGCAAGAAGCTGCACCTGAGTGCGGCGGCCACGCAGGCGGTCAAGGACGGGCAGGTCGACTCCCGGGTGTTGCTGGCGATCGTCGGCATCGCCGCCCGGCACGACGTCTGGGTGCTGGACTTCCCGATCGGCGACGCGGA
This is a stretch of genomic DNA from Sporichthyaceae bacterium. It encodes these proteins:
- a CDS encoding redoxin domain-containing protein encodes the protein MEPTHELITAAEAEWLARWTAGPHESEGNPLPPGTPAPDATLLDHTGRERRLVEFWSNGPALLMFWRHFGCWCGFERAARLRAELPQYLDAGLTPVIISQGEPARAAAYHAEYELPCPVLCDPEHQAYRAYRVGQWQLERILPEAPIEYWAHAREVGMAFQADRRAAGKPIVDDPWRAVKEFVVGRNGLVRLTYAYQHCEDYPNPLVLTGAARVS